GTTTTGAGCTTCTGCGGGAAAAGGTCAACTACATAAATGGAATCATCGACCTGGAAGCCGCGGTCAACCGCGGTATCAGCGAAATCGAGACTGCAGAATAACAGACTGAAAAAGAACAGAGAAAGGAAAAAACCATGAATAGAAAAAGATACATCCCCACAGGCGGATTAATTGCCCTGATAATTCTCCTTCTCCTTGCATCCTGTCAGGGAAAAGGTCCCGGTGCACAGGGAGCTGCGGAAGAGGAGGAGACCCTCTTTGCCGTCAACGTAACGAAGGCGGTCCAGGGTCAGCTCTACGACTACCTTGAGGTCAACGGCGACATAGTGGCCCAGTCCAGCGTGGATATTTATGCCGACACCAGCGGAAAGCTCTTCCGGCTGAATGTGGCCGTGGGAGACTACGTGTACAAAGACCAGGTAATCGCCGAGGTGGACCCCTCCCGTCCCGGACAGACCTTCGCAACCAGCCCGGTAAAGAGCCCCATTTCCGGAACAATCACCCGGGTCCCCTCGGATATCGGCGCCTCCATAAGCACGGCTGTTCCGGTAGCTACGGTGAGCAAGGTGGACAGCCTGGAGATTAAAACCGGCGTTGCCGAACGCTATATAGCCCGGGTCCGAAAGGGGCAGGAAGCCCTGGTCGAGCTCGAGGCCTACCCGCAGCAGCGCTTCAAAGCCTTCGTAAGCGAGGTGAGCCCGGTGGTGGACCCTGTAACACGAACCCTTGCCGTTACCCTGGCTTTCCGTGATCAGGACCGCCGCATAAAAGCCGGCATGTTCGCCAAGGCGAAGATCATCGTCGAAAACAGGCAGAACGTAATAAAGATTCCCGCTGAATGCATGATTCAGCGCCAGGAGGGCAACACCGTTTTCGTCGTCACTGCTGAGTCAAGGGTCGAAGCGCGGCGGATTGTACCGGGCATTCTGATCGACCAGAAACTCGAAGTAGTGGAAGGTTTACGAGCCGGAGAAACCGTGGTTATCCGCGGACAGACCCTGCTTGAGGATCAGGCAAAGGTTCGTATCATCGACGAGATTCCCGGTCTGGAAGAGGCTGACAGCATTCTTTAAGCCCGGACACACAGAAAGGATTATCCTATGAGCATAACAAAAACCGTGGTCGGCCGCCCCACAACGACGGCCATCATATTCGTACTGCTGATCGCCCTGGGTTTCTACGCCATAAGCGATCTGGCCATCGACCTCTACCCGGACATAGAACCCCCGGTGCTTCTGCTCTTTACCGACTACAGCGGAGCCGGCCCGGAGGAGGTGGAAAAGCGGATAACCCGTCCCCTTGAAGGGGGATTGAGCAACGTGGGCAACATAGAAGAGATAACCTCCACCTCCGCGGAGGGGAACAGCATGATCCAGATCGAGTTTACCTGGGGCACCGATATGGCGGAGGCCGCCAACGATGTCCGGGACAAACTGGAGTTCGTAAAGGACATGCTTCCCGAGGAGGCCTCGACGCCCCAGATATTCAAGTTCGATCCCTCCATGATTCCCATCATGTACCTGAATGTGAGCGGGAACAGAAGTCCCGAAGACCTGCGGGAAATCGCGGAAAAGATCATCCAGCCCCGGCTCGAGCAGGTCGAGGGGGTAGCCCTGGTCAGTGTGGCGGGGGGACGGCAGCGTATAATCCGGGTCGAGGTTCCCCAGAACCGCCTGGAGGCCTACAACCTTACCCTGACCCAGATTCAGGGAATGCTGCAGCAGCAGAACGTCTCCCTTTCCGGCGGTTCCGTGGGGGAGGGAAACATCAACTATCTTGTCAGTACCGCCGGGGATTTTCAGTCCATCAAGCAGATCAGGGATTCGGTTATCGCCTATAAAGCGAAAAGCTCGGGTGCAGCTGCTGCCGCCGGATACAGCCCCACCCAGACAATACGTCTGGGGGACCTCGCCAATGTCTACGACGGATATGCCGATGAAACCAACGCCATCTTTATCAACGGAAAAGACGGGGTTTTTCTCACCGTTCAGAAACAGA
This genomic window from Marispirochaeta aestuarii contains:
- a CDS encoding efflux RND transporter periplasmic adaptor subunit — encoded protein: MNRKRYIPTGGLIALIILLLLASCQGKGPGAQGAAEEEETLFAVNVTKAVQGQLYDYLEVNGDIVAQSSVDIYADTSGKLFRLNVAVGDYVYKDQVIAEVDPSRPGQTFATSPVKSPISGTITRVPSDIGASISTAVPVATVSKVDSLEIKTGVAERYIARVRKGQEALVELEAYPQQRFKAFVSEVSPVVDPVTRTLAVTLAFRDQDRRIKAGMFAKAKIIVENRQNVIKIPAECMIQRQEGNTVFVVTAESRVEARRIVPGILIDQKLEVVEGLRAGETVVIRGQTLLEDQAKVRIIDEIPGLEEADSIL